The sequence TTCCAGATTGTTCCTGATCGGTTTTACTGGTAACCCCAAAGTCAAAAATGGTATCGGCTATCTCTGGTATTACGCCCGAACCACTATCTTGCACTTCTAAAATAATATGCTGACTACGATCACTGACATAAACCTGCACTTCTGGTGGCACATTACTGCGATTATTCCAAGCTGCAACAATCGCATTGTCGATAAGATTCCCCAGTATGGTGGCTAACTTTTCAGAGACTGACTTACTGTAATTAAGAAGGTTATTGTCCTCATCTAATACATATTTTACGTTGGTTTCTGTTGCTTTGTTATATTTTGCCAGCAAGATAGAGGCCACTAAACTGTTATGAATGGAGCGTACAATATTACCGATAATACGTTGATGGCCCTTACTCTCACGGTCAATAAACTCTATGACTTCATCATAATGCTTTAACTGTAGCATGCCAGATAATACATTGAGTTTGTTTGAATACTCGTGGGTTTTACTCCGTAACTGTTCAGAATAGTTTTTATAATGAAGTAATTCTTTTCTTAGGTCGTTAAGTTCCATATCCGCGAGGAAAATAATCACATAACCATGTTGTTCTTGGTTTATTTGCCATGGATATATACATACTCGGTAATCAAGCTTTCCTAAGCGAAGCCTTTCGGAGGAGGCTTCTCTATGGCTCGCTTTGGTTATTTGACTTAGCGCCGCCGAAAAATGTGCCAATGGCTGTCCGATATAGTCTTGCTTACTCATGCTACCCATAGGTAAAACTTGAGTCGCGATATCATTGATGGCCGAGATCGTAAAATCATTGCTGACTGAAATAATGGGATCATGGATAGCATTGAAAATACGATCATGTTCCATCAATCGCTTCATCACTAATTCTGGTTCAAGGTATTGCATGGTACGTTTTAATTTTGATAACACTACGATAATTAGCAATACAGCAATCGTTAAAACTAAGATAACGACAAAAAGCAGATTGGCGTGGCTTTGAAGAAAAAGCAGGCTGACTTCTTTGGTCAGAATGCCCACAGCGACTG is a genomic window of Shewanella putrefaciens containing:
- a CDS encoding ATP-binding protein yields the protein MLSTNKRFDLVKPMKFKKHLITSIFMAMVLILTIMVAATFHLLKSTHDESLKQRGLELASILALDPVVIDAVERANVTPEVSIRSYIENLRAQTSVSFIVVVNKEGIRLSHPEESKLHHPFVGDDLKPVLSEGIKVSTFAEGSLGPAIRSFSPVMSNGKVIGAVAVGILTKEVSLLFLQSHANLLFVVILVLTIAVLLIIVVLSKLKRTMQYLEPELVMKRLMEHDRIFNAIHDPIISVSNDFTISAINDIATQVLPMGSMSKQDYIGQPLAHFSAALSQITKASHREASSERLRLGKLDYRVCIYPWQINQEQHGYVIIFLADMELNDLRKELLHYKNYSEQLRSKTHEYSNKLNVLSGMLQLKHYDEVIEFIDRESKGHQRIIGNIVRSIHNSLVASILLAKYNKATETNVKYVLDEDNNLLNYSKSVSEKLATILGNLIDNAIVAAWNNRSNVPPEVQVYVSDRSQHIILEVQDSGSGVIPEIADTIFDFGVTSKTDQEQSGIGLYLVNELVKQFSGSLDWERTEDNTTLFSIYIEKSEVKRYEAESHHHDY